From the genome of Salvelinus namaycush isolate Seneca chromosome 10, SaNama_1.0, whole genome shotgun sequence, one region includes:
- the LOC120054481 gene encoding tyrosine-protein kinase ZAP-70-like isoform X2, translated as MATDPATELPFFYGSISRSEAEEHLKLAGMADGLFLLRQCLRSLGGYVVSLVWDLDFHHYSVEKQLNGTYCIAGGKPHCGPAELCEFYSKDSDGLVCNLKKPCLRSPDNPIRAGVFDNLRDNMLREYVRQTWNLEGEAMEQAIISQAPQLEKLIATTAHERMPWYHGKIPRQEGERRLYSRAQPDGKFLVRDREESGTFALSLVYGKTAYHYQILHDKSGKYSMPEGTKFDTVWQLVEYLKMKPDGLVTVLREPCVNRNNAKRTEPTFCSQRRSRTNRYTPPPGVNTSPPTDRQMLPMDCSEFVNPYHDPNDLKKFFINREQLMIDEVELGSGNFGCVKKGVFKTNKGHTDVAIKVLKSENEKLVKDEMMREAEIMHQLSNPYIVRMLGLCQAECLMLVMEMASAGPLNKFLSTNRDKVTVENIVGLMHQVSMGMKYLEEKNFVHRDLAARNVLLVNQQFAKISDFGLSKALGADNNYYKARTAGKWPLKWYAPECMNFHKFSSKSDVWSFGVTMWEAFSFGGKPYKKMKGPEVISFIASGSRMECPSGCPDKMYALMKDCWTYKHEDRPGFVKVEERMRGFYYSISNKTLPEGTTDAAEPLK; from the exons ATGGCGACAGACCCTGCGACAGAACTGCCATTCTTCTACGGTAGCATCAGTCGCTCGGAGGCTGAGGAGCACCTGAAGCTGGCAGGCATGGCCGACGGGCTGTTCCTGCTGCGCCAGTGTTTGCGGAGCCTGGGCGGCTATGTGGTCTCCCTGGTATGGGATCTGGACTTCCACCACTACTCTGTGGAGAAACAACTCAATGGCACCTACTGTATTGCGGGTGGCAAGCCCCACTGTGGGCCAGCGGAGCTCTGTGAGTTCTACAGTAAGGACTCAGATGGCCTGGTGTGCAATCTGAAGAAGCCCTGTCTGCGCTCACCGGATAACCCCATTAGAGCAGGCGTATTTGATAACCTGAGGGACAACATGCTGAGGGAGTATGTACGACAGACATGGAACCTGGAG GGGGAGGCCATGGAGCAGGCCATCATCAGCCAGGCCCCACAGCTGGAGAAGCTGATCGCCACCACTGCCCATGAGAGGATGCCCTGGTACCACGGCAAGATCCCTCGCCAGGAGGGGGAGAGGCGACTCTATTCCAGGGCACAGCCAGACGGAAAGTTCCT AGTCAGAGACAGGGAAGAGTCCGGCACCTTTGCCCTTTCTTTGGTGTACGGAAAAACGGCCTACCATTACCAGATCCTACATGACAAATCAGGGAAGTACTCCATGCCAGAGGGAACCAAATTTGACACTGTGTGGcag CTGGTTGAGTATCTTAAGATGAAGCCTGATGGGCTAGTGACAGTTCTGAGGGAACCATGTGTGAACCGCAACAATGCCAAACGTACTGAACCAACATTTTGTTCTCAA AGGCGGTCCAGAACAAATAGATACACACCGCCACCTGGAG TCAACACTTCGCCCCCCACAGACCGTCAGATGCTGCCCATGGACTGCAGTGAATTTGTCAACCCTTACCATGACCCCAATGACCTGAAGAAGTTCTTCATCAATAGGGAGCAGCTGATGATCGACGAGGTGGAGCTCGGCTCAGGCAACTTTGGCTGTGTCAAGAAAGGAGTCTTCAAGACAAATAa GGGCCACACTGATGTGGCCATCAAGGTGCTGAAGAGTGAGAATGAGAAGCTGGTGAAAGATGAGATGATGAGGGAGGCGGAGATCATGCACCAGCTGAGTAACCCTTACATCGTCCGCATGCTGGGGCTCTGCCAGGCTGAGTGCCTGATGCTGGTGATGGAGATGGCTTCTGCTGGGCCACTCAACAAGTTCCTCTCCACCAATAG ggATAAGGTCACAGTGGAGAACATTGTGGGGCTGATGCACCAGGTGTCTATGGGAATGAAGTACCTGGAGGAGAAGAACTTTGTGCACAGAGACCTGGCAGCTCGCAATGTCCTGCTGGTCAACCAACAGTTCGCCAAGATCAGTGACTTTGGCCTGTCCAAGGCTTTGGGTGCTGATAACAACTATTACAAG GCACGCACAGCAGGAAAATGGCCGCTGAAGTGGTATGCTCCAGAATGCATGAATTTCCACAAATTCTCCAGCAAGAGTGATGTCTGGAGCTTCGGTGTCACCATGTGGGAAGCCTTTTCTTTTGGAGGGAAACCATACAAG AAAATGAAAGGTCCTGAGGTGATCAGTTTCATTGCCAGTGGGAGCCGCATGGAATGTCCATCTGGATGTCCAGATAAAATGTATGCTCTGATGAAGGACTGCTGGACATACAA
- the LOC120054481 gene encoding tyrosine-protein kinase ZAP-70-like isoform X1: MATDPATELPFFYGSISRSEAEEHLKLAGMADGLFLLRQCLRSLGGYVVSLVWDLDFHHYSVEKQLNGTYCIAGGKPHCGPAELCEFYSKDSDGLVCNLKKPCLRSPDNPIRAGVFDNLRDNMLREYVRQTWNLEGEAMEQAIISQAPQLEKLIATTAHERMPWYHGKIPRQEGERRLYSRAQPDGKFLVRDREESGTFALSLVYGKTAYHYQILHDKSGKYSMPEGTKFDTVWQLVEYLKMKPDGLVTVLREPCVNRNNAKRTEPTFCSQRRSRTNRYTPPPGVPLGCSTEVNTSPPTDRQMLPMDCSEFVNPYHDPNDLKKFFINREQLMIDEVELGSGNFGCVKKGVFKTNKGHTDVAIKVLKSENEKLVKDEMMREAEIMHQLSNPYIVRMLGLCQAECLMLVMEMASAGPLNKFLSTNRDKVTVENIVGLMHQVSMGMKYLEEKNFVHRDLAARNVLLVNQQFAKISDFGLSKALGADNNYYKARTAGKWPLKWYAPECMNFHKFSSKSDVWSFGVTMWEAFSFGGKPYKKMKGPEVISFIASGSRMECPSGCPDKMYALMKDCWTYKHEDRPGFVKVEERMRGFYYSISNKTLPEGTTDAAEPLK, from the exons ATGGCGACAGACCCTGCGACAGAACTGCCATTCTTCTACGGTAGCATCAGTCGCTCGGAGGCTGAGGAGCACCTGAAGCTGGCAGGCATGGCCGACGGGCTGTTCCTGCTGCGCCAGTGTTTGCGGAGCCTGGGCGGCTATGTGGTCTCCCTGGTATGGGATCTGGACTTCCACCACTACTCTGTGGAGAAACAACTCAATGGCACCTACTGTATTGCGGGTGGCAAGCCCCACTGTGGGCCAGCGGAGCTCTGTGAGTTCTACAGTAAGGACTCAGATGGCCTGGTGTGCAATCTGAAGAAGCCCTGTCTGCGCTCACCGGATAACCCCATTAGAGCAGGCGTATTTGATAACCTGAGGGACAACATGCTGAGGGAGTATGTACGACAGACATGGAACCTGGAG GGGGAGGCCATGGAGCAGGCCATCATCAGCCAGGCCCCACAGCTGGAGAAGCTGATCGCCACCACTGCCCATGAGAGGATGCCCTGGTACCACGGCAAGATCCCTCGCCAGGAGGGGGAGAGGCGACTCTATTCCAGGGCACAGCCAGACGGAAAGTTCCT AGTCAGAGACAGGGAAGAGTCCGGCACCTTTGCCCTTTCTTTGGTGTACGGAAAAACGGCCTACCATTACCAGATCCTACATGACAAATCAGGGAAGTACTCCATGCCAGAGGGAACCAAATTTGACACTGTGTGGcag CTGGTTGAGTATCTTAAGATGAAGCCTGATGGGCTAGTGACAGTTCTGAGGGAACCATGTGTGAACCGCAACAATGCCAAACGTACTGAACCAACATTTTGTTCTCAA AGGCGGTCCAGAACAAATAGATACACACCGCCACCTGGAG TACCTCTGGGGTGCTCCACGGAAGTCAACACTTCGCCCCCCACAGACCGTCAGATGCTGCCCATGGACTGCAGTGAATTTGTCAACCCTTACCATGACCCCAATGACCTGAAGAAGTTCTTCATCAATAGGGAGCAGCTGATGATCGACGAGGTGGAGCTCGGCTCAGGCAACTTTGGCTGTGTCAAGAAAGGAGTCTTCAAGACAAATAa GGGCCACACTGATGTGGCCATCAAGGTGCTGAAGAGTGAGAATGAGAAGCTGGTGAAAGATGAGATGATGAGGGAGGCGGAGATCATGCACCAGCTGAGTAACCCTTACATCGTCCGCATGCTGGGGCTCTGCCAGGCTGAGTGCCTGATGCTGGTGATGGAGATGGCTTCTGCTGGGCCACTCAACAAGTTCCTCTCCACCAATAG ggATAAGGTCACAGTGGAGAACATTGTGGGGCTGATGCACCAGGTGTCTATGGGAATGAAGTACCTGGAGGAGAAGAACTTTGTGCACAGAGACCTGGCAGCTCGCAATGTCCTGCTGGTCAACCAACAGTTCGCCAAGATCAGTGACTTTGGCCTGTCCAAGGCTTTGGGTGCTGATAACAACTATTACAAG GCACGCACAGCAGGAAAATGGCCGCTGAAGTGGTATGCTCCAGAATGCATGAATTTCCACAAATTCTCCAGCAAGAGTGATGTCTGGAGCTTCGGTGTCACCATGTGGGAAGCCTTTTCTTTTGGAGGGAAACCATACAAG AAAATGAAAGGTCCTGAGGTGATCAGTTTCATTGCCAGTGGGAGCCGCATGGAATGTCCATCTGGATGTCCAGATAAAATGTATGCTCTGATGAAGGACTGCTGGACATACAA